One window of the Alicyclobacillus dauci genome contains the following:
- a CDS encoding helix-turn-helix domain-containing protein, protein MDVSARMLRLMRQAAGHRLHYVAQELGISRSYLNLIELGYTTLTPEIKQAYLNLYGVEEQDFRGAI, encoded by the coding sequence ATGGATGTGTCCGCAAGAATGTTGAGACTAATGAGACAAGCCGCTGGACATCGACTGCATTATGTGGCTCAAGAATTAGGCATTAGTCGCTCATATCTGAACCTTATCGAACTTGGCTATACAACGCTTACACCGGAAATTAAACAGGCATATCTCAATCTTTATGGGGTAGAGGAACAAGATTTTAGGGGGGCTATCTAA
- a CDS encoding site-specific integrase, with amino-acid sequence MSELMVQNTHTEVGTPKTALDYISESKSTNTRLAYHKDWMSFITYCQQHNLTSLPATPQTIGEYIADLANNGRKISTIKRHIASISQAHQTAGLETPTRTAYVRDLIKGIANTNGSASHSKKAAVINDIRLMVDTLDDRLIGIRDRALLLIGFAGAFRRSELVALNVEDIEITRDGLAITIRRSKTDQEGQGRKVGIPYGSHTETCPVRAYVAWLSGSGIVEGAVFRSIDRHGNMKDRMSDKAVAIVVKRAAESAELDATQYAGHSLRSGFATTAAENDVSERAIMRQTGHKSVQMVRRYIQEGELFKHNAAAEIGL; translated from the coding sequence ATGTCAGAGTTGATGGTACAGAACACACATACCGAAGTGGGTACACCTAAAACAGCACTGGACTATATCAGCGAGTCCAAGTCGACCAATACTCGCTTGGCGTACCACAAGGACTGGATGTCCTTCATTACGTATTGTCAACAACACAACCTGACATCACTACCTGCCACACCACAAACTATCGGCGAATATATTGCTGACCTAGCAAACAATGGTCGTAAGATCAGCACAATCAAACGTCATATCGCTTCCATATCGCAGGCACACCAGACAGCAGGACTTGAGACACCTACCCGTACTGCATATGTGCGTGACCTCATCAAGGGCATAGCCAATACGAACGGTTCAGCCTCACACAGTAAGAAAGCAGCTGTCATCAACGACATTCGCTTAATGGTGGATACATTGGATGACCGATTGATCGGCATTCGTGATCGTGCGTTGCTGCTGATTGGATTCGCCGGTGCGTTCCGACGTTCTGAATTGGTCGCATTGAACGTGGAGGACATCGAGATCACACGTGACGGATTGGCCATTACCATTCGCCGCAGTAAGACCGACCAGGAAGGCCAAGGACGTAAAGTAGGCATCCCGTATGGATCGCATACTGAAACGTGTCCTGTACGTGCGTATGTAGCGTGGTTGTCTGGATCAGGCATTGTTGAAGGGGCTGTGTTCCGCAGCATTGACCGCCACGGCAATATGAAGGATAGAATGTCAGATAAGGCCGTAGCAATCGTTGTGAAGCGTGCCGCTGAATCAGCAGAACTCGATGCAACTCAATACGCTGGTCACAGTTTGCGTAGCGGATTTGCCACGACTGCAGCGGAAAACGACGTATCAGAACGTGCTATCATGCGTCAAACGGGACATAAGTCGGTGCAGATGGTTCGTCGATACATCCAAGAGGGTGAATTGTTTAAACACAATGCAGCTGCTGAAATAGGGCTGTAA